CTTTGCGAGCTGCCGCCGGATCTGGCGGTCCCGGCGATCCGCGCGCTGGTGCAGGCCGCGGCCCGGCTTGCGGACGGGAGGCCCGCCGGCGCCGAGGCCCTCGGCTGCTATGCTCGCGTCGCCGCGATCGGCGCCGGTTTTCCCGAGAGCGAGGCCCAGGCGCTCTGGCAGTGGGGTCTTGCCGCCGGCGCGGGCCGGGAACGGGAAGCTCGAACACTCCTGGCCGCCAGCTGGCTTCCCTGGGGCGCACGCCCCATCCTGGAAGGGCTCAGCGGATCGCAATCCGGATCAGCGGCCGGAGAACGGATTAGCGGGTCCCTTGACGAGGGTACTAAGATCCTGTGAGACGTTTGATCCGCAGCCTTTTGCCCACACCGCTCGGAGTCCGCCTCTTTCCCGTGCACGGCCGGGAAATCGCCCGGGCGTCGGCGCCCCGCCCGCCTATACGGCTCGCGCACCTGACGGACCTGCACTTCTGCGCGGGCGCGCTGCCGCGCTACCCGGCCAGCCACGACGTCCTGCGCAGGACGGTCGCCGCGCTCAACGCCCAGGATCTGGATGCGGTGGTCGTCACGGGCGACCTGTTCGACTTCCCCGACCGCCTTCACGAGGACGGGCCGGCCCTTGCCGCGCTCATGAGGGACCTGCGGCACCCCTGGTACGTCGCGGTCGGCAATCACGACGTCGAGGGGCGCCGGGTCGCGGCGCGGCGGCGGTATCTCGCGGAGACCCTCGGCGATCACGGACTGGCGAGGGCCGAAGAGTCCTTCTACCACGTGCCCCTGGGACATGGCGTCCACCTGGTGGTCCTCGACACCACCGACAACGGCGAAGCAGACTACCTCACCTGGCGCGGCCACGTGTCGGCCCGGCAACTCGCGTGGCTGGATGCCACCCTGGGGCGCCTGGCCGGCGAGATGGTGATCGTCGGGTTGCACCATCCGCCGGTGGCTCCCTACCCGCTGATGGACGCGCTCAAGTTCCACGAACCCGACAAGCGCCGCCTGGCCCGCGTTCTGGCCAAGCATGCCCACGAACCGGTGATGCTCTGCGGCCACTTCCACATGGCCGGGTGCTTGCCGTTCGGCAAGGCCGGGGTCCTGGCCGGACCGGGCCTGATCGAGCACCCGCACCAGTATCGCGTCTTCGAGATCCGGCCCGAGCAGGGCCTCATCACCTTCCATCTCGAGGAAGTCCCCTCCGCGGAAGGAGAGTGCGAGGCCTGTGTGCGTGGGCCGGCGCGGTTCCGGTCGCGCCTGCTGCGCAACCTGTCGCATGCCAGGTCGGGCCACCTCCGCGTGGCGGACGCGCGCTAGCACCCCTTCGCTCGAGGGGGCTGGGCTCGCATGTTGTGTCCCGACTGCCGCAAGTCGCTCCGGGAGACCGCGCCGGGGATCGGTTACTACTGCGTTTTCTGCCACCTGGCCGTGACGGTGTCGGAGGCGGGGGGGTATGCGCTGGTGCTGGCCGACGACGCGCGCCAGCGGCGCCGGGCCCGCCGGGTGCCGCTATCCGTGCTCGGAGTGCCTGAATCGGCTGTCTAGGCCATGCGGACGGTCGAGCGGTCCGAGTCGCGCAAGGCCTTGGCTTCGGAGGAGCGGTAAGCCATCAGGTGGCCCGGCGCGAAGGGTTCGCGCCGCTTGATGCGCCTGAGCAGATCGGTCTCGAAGCCAAAAGCGCAGACGTTGTGGACCAGGACCTGCCGCGGCATCCCGAGCGTGCGCGCCATGGCGGGCAGCACCTGGTAGAGCGTGGCGTCACCCACCGCCGAGTTGGCGGTCCACGCCTCCGTGCACGAGAAGCAGGCTCCCGGCTGCTTGCGATCGGCGGCCTGCGGCGGCCGCTCGAAGACCTTGTCCCACCAGGCGGCAGGTCTTCCGCCGTTGAAGCGACTTTGCCAATCCAACCCTGGGCCTCCTTTGCCCCCTCCTCCAGCGATCCGTCGTATAAGCTCGGCCAATCCCCCGCTGCGACCATCATTCCCGGGTTATGTGTAGGCCCGTTCTCCCGTAATTTAAAACTTCGTAATCTCCCCACGTCCGCCACACGCGTGTCAAAAGAGCTCTTCCAGGACTTCGGCTACCCCCGCTCCGGCGGGAGCGACATGCCTTTGCGCCGAGGCGCGGGCACGCTCCGAGGCTTCTCCGACGGCCACCCCCAGCCCGGCCATGGACAGCATGTCGGCGTCGTTGTCGGCATCTCCGAAGGCCAGGATTTCCTCCGCGCGGATGCTCGCGCCGGCGGCCATCGCCCCGAGCGCCACGGCCTTGGACGTGCCCTGGGCGGCGAACTCCAGGTAGCGGGGGGTGCTGCGGATGACGTACAACCGCGCGCCCAGAGCCGCCTCGACCTCGGGCTGGATCCGGTCGAGGGTCTCGGGGGCGGCGATCGCGACCAGCTTGGTGACGCCCGAATGGAGGCTCGCGAGATCCGGCGCGACGACCGGTTCGATCCGGGCCTGCTGGCAGTACCACCGGCATTCCGGCGTCTCCCGCTCCACGTAGAGCGTGTCCTCCCGGTAGAGATTGACGTGGATGCCGGCCGCGCGCAGGTAGGCGAGCGCGGCCAGGGTATCCGCGCCCGGCAAGGTCCGGTGCCAGAGGGTCTCGAGCGAAACCGGGTGGCGCACCCACGCTCCCTGGTAGGTGATCAGCGGCTCGGTCACTCCCAGGTCCCGGGCGTAGGGAAGCGCGCTCCGGAACATCCGGCCCGTGGCGATGACCACCTTCGCCCCCGCCGCGCGGGCCCGGGCGAATGCCGCCGTCACGCGGGCGCCCAGCTGCAGGTCGGGGCCGAAGAGCGTGCCGTCGAGGTCGGTCGCGATGAGTTTGAAGGGCACGTATACTCTTCTCTATGGAGCGCAGCGCGATCTTCATTATCACCGGGCTCTCAGGCGCCGGCAAGACGCAGGCGCTGCGGTGCTTCGAGGACATGGGGTTTTTTTGCGTCGACAACCTCATCCCGGCGCTCTTGCCGCAGTTCGTCGAGATGGCGTTCGAACGCTGCCCCCAGCTTGCCGTCGTCACCGACACCCGAGGCGGCGAGTTCTTCAACGAACTGGTCGGCGTGCTCGACTCGGCCGGCAAGCGCGATCTGCCGATTCGCGTCCTGTTCCTCGAAGCCTCGGACGACGTGCTCTTCCGCCGGTTCTCCGAGACGCGGCGGCGGCATCCCTTGTGGGGGAAGGGAACGCTGCTGGAGTCCATCGCGGCGGAGCGCGACCGCCTCGCCGACATCCGCGCCCGCGCCTCGGTCGTGATCGACACCTCCGAACTGACGGCCCGGCAGTTCAAGGAGAAGCTCATCGCCGAGTTCATCCTGCCCGACCAGGCCGTCTCGGCCATGCAGGTCACGGTCATGAGCTTCGGCTACAAGTTCGGCGCTCCGCTGGATGCCGACCTGGTGTTCGACGTACGTTTCTTGCCGAATCCCCACTACGATCCCGAGCTACGGCCTTTCACCGGCATGGATCCGGCCGTGGCGCGGTTCGTGGTCACGCATCCGGTTACCCAGGAGTTCTTGACGAGGTTCCTCGACCTGGCGGAATTCCTGGTCCCCCACTACCGCCAGGAGGGCAAGACGCACCTGGCGATCGCCATCGGGTGCACCGGCGGGCGCCACCGCAGCGTGGCCATCGCCCACTACCTGGCCGAGTACCTGCGCGAGCAGGATTTCCCGGTCGTGGAGTTGCACCGCGACATCGAGCGCCAGGCCGAGTACTACGCGACGCTCGGCGACAAGCCATGAGAAACCTGCTCAAGTGGCTCGTCCCCGGGATGGGGCTCAAGCGCTGGATCTTCCTGACCACCGTCGGCGTCATGGCCCAGAGCGCCGGCGTGGTCGCGCTTACCATCGCCATCTACCGCACGTGGCGTTACCGCTCCCCGCTCGATCTCGGCCTGGCGAGCCTCGGGATGGTCCTGGTGGCGATCGGCATGTGGCTTGCCGTGGCGGGCGGCCAGAACATCGTGCGGTCGGTGGTCAGGGCCCTGCGGCCGGTCAATGCGCCGTCCCTGCTGGAGGCGCTCTATCGCAACCGCGTGAAACGCGGGCCGCGCATCGTGGCCGTCGGCGGCGGGACCGGACTCGCTTCCTTGCTCCGCGGCCTGAAAGTCTACTCCGACAACATCACGGCCATCGTGGCGGTATCCGACGACGGGGGCTCGTCGGGTCGCCTGCGCGCCGAACTGGGCGTCCTCCCGCCGGGCGACGTCCGCAACTGCCTGCTCGCCCTGGCCGGCGAAGAGAAGCTGATGAGCGACCTGATGGGCTATCGTTTCAGTCAGGGCGGGCTCGAGGGGCACAGCTTCGGGAACCTCTTCCTGACAGCCCTGGCGGACCTCACCGGCGACCTCGAGCAGGCCATCCGCGCTTCGTCGCGCATCCTCGCGGTGCGAGGCCAGGTTTGCCCGGCCACCCTCGCGTCGGTCACCCTGGTGTGCCGCCTGGCCGACGGCACCGTCGTGCGCGGCGAGTCGCAGATTTCCAGCTCCCGCACGCCGATCGCCGAGATCTGGTGCGAGCCGCACGATCCGCCGGCCCTGCCCGACGCCCTCCGTGCCATCCGGGAGGCCGACGCCATCGTGCTGGGGCCGGGAAGCCTGTACACGTCGGTGATTCCCAACCTGCTGATCCCGGAGATCGCGAGCGAGATCAAGCTGTCCAGGGTGCCCCGCATCTACGTGTGCAACGTCATGACGCAGCCCGGGGAGACCGACGATTACACGGTGGCGGACCACGTGCGGGCCTTGCAGAAGGTCGGCGGGCCCGATCTCTTCAATTACGTGCTGGTCAACCAGGATCCGCCGCAAAAGCTGCTCGAGCGGTACCAGGAGCAGGGACAGCGGCCGGTGCTGGCGGATCTGGAAGTCGTGGACGCGCTCGGCGTCGTGCCCATCGTCGGCTCGCTGCTAGACGAGCAGGACGCGGTGCGGCACAGCCCCGCGGCGCTCGGCCAGGCCCTGATCGACTGGCTGGTAAACGTGCGCCGCGAGTCCACGGGGAAGCTGCTGGCATTCCCGCAGGAGGCGGAACTGGCGGCGAAGCGAAAGGGCTGGCTCTGAGGTCCGGCGATGCCGGCCTCGTTGCTGGCTCCACCAGTCGCCCGGTCTGCGCGCAATGAGCTACAGTCAGGCCGTCCGGACTTCCCTGGCGGCCCATGACCCGGAGACGACCTGCTGCCGGGCGGCCCTGCTCGGAGGGCTCCTCGCGGTCGGCGGCCGGCGGCGCCCCGAGGGGCTGGCCCTCGAGGTCGAGACCGCGGCCGTGGCGCGCCTGGCGTTCCGCCTCGCCCGGGCGCGGGGCGATCTCGTACCCCACCTCGCGCACGGCGGGCACCCGTATCGCGTGACGCTGGGCGACGCGGCGGACCGGGCGGCCTCCGGCCCGGGCCGCAAGACCTGCTGCCGGCGGGCCTGGCTGCGCGGTGCCTTTCTCGCGGGGGGCTCGCTGACCCGGCCCGAGCACGGGTATCACCTGGAATTCTCGGGCCCGGAGGAGGCGATGGCGCAGGTCTCGGCCTTGCTGGCGCACGACGGGATCCGGGCCGGCCGCGACGAACGCCGCATGTACGTCAAGGCTGCCGAGGACATCGTCGCGTTCCTGTCCGCCGTGGGGGCGACCGCCGAACGCCTCGCCTACGAGCAGGTCCTGATGGGGCGCGACCTCAAGAATCGGGTGCAGCGCGCCGTCAACTGCGAGACCGCGAACCTGTCCCGGACGGTCGACGCTTCCCGGCGGCAGGTGGCCCTGATCGAGGGCCTGATCGGGGCGGGCATGCTCGACCTCCTGCCGTCCGAAGTCCAGGCTACCGCCAGACTGCGACTGGATCACCCGTTCGCGACCCTGGCTGATCTCGCCGACCTTCACGACCCGCCGGTCTCCAAGTCGGCGGTCAACCACCGCCTGCGGGCGCTGTTCCGCGCGGCTAGCCACTAGTCCGATTCGAGGCAGACCTGATACTTCGGGTGGGGCCGGCGTCTCTGCCGGCCGGCACGGAGGCCGGCCCCACTCGACTCGAATCGGGCCGAAAGCGGCCTAACTCGGCGAACGCTCCGCCAGGAGCATGAGGGCGGCCAGGGCCGCGATGGCGGCCGTCTCGGCTCGCAGGATGCGCGGGCCCAGGCTGGCGGCTCGGGCCCCCTTGCCCAGCAACAGCGCGATCTCCGCGGGTTCCCAGCCCCCTTCCGGGCCTATGAAGAGCGCGAGCGAGCTCGCGGGAGGCACCAGGTCGGCGAGCGGCTGACCCGACCGCTCCGTGCAGACGATCGCGGCGCCGTGCCATGCGGCGGCCGCCAGATCGATCGGCGGGGCCAGCGCGGGCACGAGCCCGCGTTCGGACTGCTCGGCGGCCTCGCGGGCGATGCGCTCCCAGCGTTCGACCCTGTCCTCGCCGGGCTTCGCCACGTTCCGGGCGCAGCGCAGCGGCTGGACGCGCGCGACTCCGAGCTCGACTGCCTTCTGGATCAGCCAGTCCTGCCGGTCGCCTTTCAGGACGGCCGCAAACAGCGTCACGGCGACCGGCGGTTCGGGCGCGCACGCGGCGGCCCGCGCGATGCGGGCGACAGCAGCCTGGTCGGAGACTTCCTCCAGCACGGATTCCCAGGCGCCGCCGCGGCCATCGTGAACGAGGATGCGGTCGCCGCGCCGGAGCCGTAGCACCCGAGCGATCTGGCGAGAGATCGCGCCGTCGAGGCGGATCTCCAGGCCGGCGGCCAGTCCCGGGGGCATGGACTCGGCCGCGAGGAAGAAGCGCGGCGGCCGGGGCATCGGCGCCCTAGGCCCCTTTCTGGCCGGCCCGAGCCGGCGCGCGCCTCTCGGTCGCGGATCCGGGCCGGGACGGATGGGCCATGGGTGCGGTCAGGCCCGGGGCTTGGGAGGCGGGGTGAAAAGCGTCGGGTGCTGGCTCGCGACCTTGTGGATGGTGGTGATGGTGATGTCGGGGTTCTTGGCCAGGTCGATGTCGCCGACTCCCTCCACGTGGACCACCGGCGCGAGGAGATTTTTGCGGTTGACCTTCAGCACGCGGCCGACCTGGCCGGTGGACAGTTCGACCTGGGCGTTGACCGGGTAGGGCACGATGAACCGCTGGAAGGCTTGCACGACCTTGGCGTCGAAATGGACGTTGACGCCATTCATGATCGCCTGGTAGACGACATTCGGGGGCAGGCCCTTCTTGTAGACCCGATCGGAGATCAAGGCGTCGTAGAAATCGACTACCGCGACGATTTGCGCGAGTTCGGCGATCTGGTTCCCCTTGAGGCCCATCGGGTAGCCCATGCCGTTGTACTTCTCGTGGTGCTGGAAGGCGCAGTTCTTGATGTCGCTGTTGGCCCAGGAATAGTTCGAGAGGATCATGATCCCGTTGGCCGGGTGGGTGGCCATGATGCGGAATTCCTCCTCGGTGAGCTTGGTCGGCTTGTTGAGGATTTCCTCGGGCACCAGGGTCTTCCCGATGTCGTGGAGCAGGGCGCCGATGCCCAGGATGCGGAGGCGATCCATCGGCAACTTGAGGGCCGTCCCGACCACCAGCGAAAGGCTCATGACGTTGGCCGAGTGCGCGTACGTGTACTCGTCGTACACGCGCAGGTCGATGAGGCTCTCGATGAGTTCGCGTTCGGCCACGATCTTGCGGATCGTCTGCTGCACCGAGTTGTCCACTTGGCTGATGTCGATGCGCGAGGCGTGCCGAACCTGCTCGGAGATGTGCTTGACGATGCTCACGTTGCGCGAGAGCACCTCTTCCTTGATTCGCTGCGGCAGGCGCACGGCCTCGGGGAGCTTTTCCCAGGAGGGCCGCACCATCGGGACGTTTGACTTGACCGCGACGTTGGGGGTCGGGCGCGGCGGGGCCAGCTGAGCCGAGCCCTTCCCGACGAGGTGCTGCCGCGTGGGGCTCACGGCGGCCGGAGGGACTTGCGCCGCCGGCGGCGGGGCCGGGGTGCCTGGCGCCGGCCGGGGAGCGGGTGGGGGCGGCGGGCCGTCGGGCGCCGGCAACGGCGCGCTGCTGCTCCGCGGGCCGCCAGGTTGGGGGCCGAGGGGCTGGACGCCCGGAGTGTGGACCTTGCCGCCCTGGGGCGAGCCGGGGACGAAGTCCATTACCCGGATGCCGCCGAGGTTCATCTTCTGCAGGAGGGCGATGTGCTTGTCGGTCAGCGTCGTGCCGGAATTCCAGATCATTTGCATGCTCATCGGGTGGAAGATGGGCTCAGCGAGCACCATCCCCGGGATGAGCTGGTCGACGGAGGTACGCTTTTCGACGGTCAACTGCAGTGCTACCTGGCAGGGGCTCCTAATTATAGCTCCCCCAAAAGGGCTTCCTGCGGCCATTTCAAAGAAAACGCAACAAACTCTTAATTGGGGCGCAAGAATGTTTAGCGCTGTTGGTGCGGATAAGGCCGGTTGGGTTCGGGTTGCAATGGAAAAAGGGCTGACGAGAATGCTGGCGCTGACGCGCCGGCGGACGAATCGCGACAAGGCGGCCTTCGTGACGGACGAAGGCCTGCCGACGCAACTCGGGCTTGGCGACGTCGCCCTCGGAAACGGCCTAGACGCCATCCGCGCGGATCTGCGGCGCATGATCGAGGCCCTCTCGGGCTGGCTCACCCACGCCCTGCGCGAACGCGGCCACGGCGGATAACCGGCAGAGATCTCCGGCGGTCCGGGGCCGGTTGGCCCGGAGGCGAATCGGTGATGAGCGAGCGTCACATGACGGAGGTGCCCGACTCTCCGATTGTATTAGCGCCGCTTCACACGACTCCGCCC
The Candidatus Tanganyikabacteria bacterium DNA segment above includes these coding regions:
- a CDS encoding HD-GYP domain-containing protein produces the protein MTVEKRTSVDQLIPGMVLAEPIFHPMSMQMIWNSGTTLTDKHIALLQKMNLGGIRVMDFVPGSPQGGKVHTPGVQPLGPQPGGPRSSSAPLPAPDGPPPPPAPRPAPGTPAPPPAAQVPPAAVSPTRQHLVGKGSAQLAPPRPTPNVAVKSNVPMVRPSWEKLPEAVRLPQRIKEEVLSRNVSIVKHISEQVRHASRIDISQVDNSVQQTIRKIVAERELIESLIDLRVYDEYTYAHSANVMSLSLVVGTALKLPMDRLRILGIGALLHDIGKTLVPEEILNKPTKLTEEEFRIMATHPANGIMILSNYSWANSDIKNCAFQHHEKYNGMGYPMGLKGNQIAELAQIVAVVDFYDALISDRVYKKGLPPNVVYQAIMNGVNVHFDAKVVQAFQRFIVPYPVNAQVELSTGQVGRVLKVNRKNLLAPVVHVEGVGDIDLAKNPDITITTIHKVASQHPTLFTPPPKPRA
- a CDS encoding YvcK family protein, which produces MRNLLKWLVPGMGLKRWIFLTTVGVMAQSAGVVALTIAIYRTWRYRSPLDLGLASLGMVLVAIGMWLAVAGGQNIVRSVVRALRPVNAPSLLEALYRNRVKRGPRIVAVGGGTGLASLLRGLKVYSDNITAIVAVSDDGGSSGRLRAELGVLPPGDVRNCLLALAGEEKLMSDLMGYRFSQGGLEGHSFGNLFLTALADLTGDLEQAIRASSRILAVRGQVCPATLASVTLVCRLADGTVVRGESQISSSRTPIAEIWCEPHDPPALPDALRAIREADAIVLGPGSLYTSVIPNLLIPEIASEIKLSRVPRIYVCNVMTQPGETDDYTVADHVRALQKVGGPDLFNYVLVNQDPPQKLLERYQEQGQRPVLADLEVVDALGVVPIVGSLLDEQDAVRHSPAALGQALIDWLVNVRRESTGKLLAFPQEAELAAKRKGWL
- a CDS encoding 16S rRNA (uracil(1498)-N(3))-methyltransferase → MPRPPRFFLAAESMPPGLAAGLEIRLDGAISRQIARVLRLRRGDRILVHDGRGGAWESVLEEVSDQAAVARIARAAACAPEPPVAVTLFAAVLKGDRQDWLIQKAVELGVARVQPLRCARNVAKPGEDRVERWERIAREAAEQSERGLVPALAPPIDLAAAAWHGAAIVCTERSGQPLADLVPPASSLALFIGPEGGWEPAEIALLLGKGARAASLGPRILRAETAAIAALAALMLLAERSPS
- the whiA gene encoding DNA-binding protein WhiA; its protein translation is MSYSQAVRTSLAAHDPETTCCRAALLGGLLAVGGRRRPEGLALEVETAAVARLAFRLARARGDLVPHLAHGGHPYRVTLGDAADRAASGPGRKTCCRRAWLRGAFLAGGSLTRPEHGYHLEFSGPEEAMAQVSALLAHDGIRAGRDERRMYVKAAEDIVAFLSAVGATAERLAYEQVLMGRDLKNRVQRAVNCETANLSRTVDASRRQVALIEGLIGAGMLDLLPSEVQATARLRLDHPFATLADLADLHDPPVSKSAVNHRLRALFRAASH
- a CDS encoding Cof-type HAD-IIB family hydrolase is translated as MPFKLIATDLDGTLFGPDLQLGARVTAAFARARAAGAKVVIATGRMFRSALPYARDLGVTEPLITYQGAWVRHPVSLETLWHRTLPGADTLAALAYLRAAGIHVNLYREDTLYVERETPECRWYCQQARIEPVVAPDLASLHSGVTKLVAIAAPETLDRIQPEVEAALGARLYVIRSTPRYLEFAAQGTSKAVALGAMAAGASIRAEEILAFGDADNDADMLSMAGLGVAVGEASERARASAQRHVAPAGAGVAEVLEELF
- the rapZ gene encoding RNase adapter RapZ; its protein translation is MERSAIFIITGLSGAGKTQALRCFEDMGFFCVDNLIPALLPQFVEMAFERCPQLAVVTDTRGGEFFNELVGVLDSAGKRDLPIRVLFLEASDDVLFRRFSETRRRHPLWGKGTLLESIAAERDRLADIRARASVVIDTSELTARQFKEKLIAEFILPDQAVSAMQVTVMSFGYKFGAPLDADLVFDVRFLPNPHYDPELRPFTGMDPAVARFVVTHPVTQEFLTRFLDLAEFLVPHYRQEGKTHLAIAIGCTGGRHRSVAIAHYLAEYLREQDFPVVELHRDIERQAEYYATLGDKP
- a CDS encoding metallophosphoesterase, with the translated sequence MIRSLLPTPLGVRLFPVHGREIARASAPRPPIRLAHLTDLHFCAGALPRYPASHDVLRRTVAALNAQDLDAVVVTGDLFDFPDRLHEDGPALAALMRDLRHPWYVAVGNHDVEGRRVAARRRYLAETLGDHGLARAEESFYHVPLGHGVHLVVLDTTDNGEADYLTWRGHVSARQLAWLDATLGRLAGEMVIVGLHHPPVAPYPLMDALKFHEPDKRRLARVLAKHAHEPVMLCGHFHMAGCLPFGKAGVLAGPGLIEHPHQYRVFEIRPEQGLITFHLEEVPSAEGECEACVRGPARFRSRLLRNLSHARSGHLRVADAR